One genomic window of Acidobacteriota bacterium includes the following:
- a CDS encoding SDR family NAD(P)-dependent oxidoreductase, translated as MQIQGNTFLVSGGASGLGGATSRLLAEAGGNVVIADINADKGAALAAELGAQTRFVQTNVADEAAVQQAVATAVSTFGALHGAICCAGIGGAEKTVGKDGPHALASFKKIIEVNLIGTFNVIRLAAAQMSQQEPKASGERGVLVDTASVAAFDGQIGQVAYAASKGGIVGMTLPIARDLARLGIRVVTIAPGLFDTPLLAGLPEDVKKVLGAQVPFPARLGQPREYAALARHIIENEMLNGEVIRLDGALRMPPK; from the coding sequence ATGCAAATACAAGGCAATACATTTTTAGTTTCGGGCGGCGCATCCGGGTTGGGCGGCGCGACGTCGCGGTTGTTGGCCGAAGCGGGCGGCAACGTGGTCATCGCCGACATCAATGCTGACAAGGGCGCGGCATTGGCGGCTGAACTCGGCGCGCAGACGCGCTTCGTGCAAACGAATGTGGCGGATGAAGCGGCGGTGCAGCAGGCTGTCGCCACGGCGGTTTCAACCTTCGGCGCCTTGCACGGCGCGATCTGTTGCGCGGGTATTGGCGGCGCCGAAAAGACGGTCGGCAAAGACGGGCCGCACGCACTGGCCTCGTTCAAAAAAATCATCGAGGTCAATTTGATCGGCACCTTCAACGTGATTCGGCTGGCGGCGGCGCAGATGTCGCAACAAGAGCCGAAGGCCAGTGGCGAACGCGGCGTGCTGGTCGACACGGCTTCGGTGGCGGCGTTTGACGGACAAATTGGGCAGGTGGCGTATGCGGCGTCGAAAGGCGGCATCGTCGGGATGACCTTGCCGATTGCGCGCGACCTGGCGCGGCTGGGCATTCGCGTGGTGACGATTGCGCCGGGCCTGTTCGACACGCCATTGCTGGCCGGTTTGCCCGAAGACGTGAAAAAGGTGCTGGGCGCGCAGGTGCCGTTCCCTGCGCGGCTGGGTCAACCGCGCGAGTATGCGGCGCTGGCGCGGCATATTATTGAAAACGAAATGCTCAACGGCGAAGTCATCCGGCTGGATGGCGCGTTGCGCATGCCGCCAAAATAA